A stretch of DNA from Erwinia aphidicola:
CAGTACGGTCGCCTGCCACCAGAGAGATACCTGCGGCCATCGCCTGCTGCGGCGACTGCGCGTCATACCGTTTGTCCCGGAACTGAATGTTGCCGCCGCTGCGCTGGCGCAGGCCAAACAGCAGGCGACCAATCTCCTCCTGCCCGGCACCGCGCAGACCGGCCAGCGCCAGCATCTCGCCGGGTTGCAGGCTGAAGGAGACCGGGCCGACCTCATCAATACACACCTGGTCGAGAGCCAGTACCGGATCTTTGCCTGCCGGCAGGGCTTCACGCCGGTCGCCGTCGATCGCTTCTCCGACGATCATTTCCACCAGATTGCGCAGGGTGTATTGCGCCGTCATCCCGCCCGCCACCCGTTTGCCGTCGCGCATTACGCAGACGCGATCGGCAATCTCTATCACCTCATCCAGACGATGAGTGACGTAAATCATCCCGACCTTCTTACTTTTCAGATGGTTGATCACGCTGAACAGGTGGCGCACGTCGTTGGCGGGTAGCGAGGCGGTGGGCTCATCCAGCACCAGTACTTCGGCGTTGACCGCCACGGCACGGGCAATCGCCAGCAGGGATTTTTCGGTACGCGACAGCTCAAATACGCGGGCGTCCGGATCGAGTGCGATGCCGACCTCCTCCAGCGCCGCACGCGAACGTTCACGCACCGCACGCCAGTCAATCAGCCCCAGACGGCGGGTAAATCCCATCACCAGCGCCATATTCTCCGCCACGGTCATCCACTCAATCAGCCCGAGATCCTGATGGATAAAGGCGATCGGTTGCTGACGGGCGGTTTTTAAACTGGCGGCAGAAGCGATGCTGGTATGTTGAAAACGGATCTCCCCGCTGTCGCGGGCATAGACTCCGGCCAGCACTTTGATCAGCGTGGACTTTCCGGCACCGTTTTCCCCCAACAGGGCGACCACTTCGCCAGGGAAAACCTCCAGACTGACATCGTTAACAGCGATATTGCCGCCAAAGCGTTTGGTGATATGGCTCAGAGTAAGAACCGGCGTACCGGGTGTATGCTGCATGACAGCCTCCTGCAACTCCTGGTGGGCATTCAACGCGGCGTGGTTAGGAAAAAAGCACCGCAATATTCCAATATGCGAAATCAAGTTTCAAAAATACTATTCTCAGTTGCAGCGGAAAGCAAAGGCACGGGTGTTTTATTTGTTTAGATAAAACAATGATTTATTTTTGATGTTGTGGAATTGTGATGGACAGCGCACTTCTGCAGCGGGCGCCTGCGGGTGAAATTCTGCCTAAAACGGCGCTGAAACAGGGTTCCATGTTCACAGTGCAGGGTGCATGGGGTAACATCGGGCCACTCCCCGTTGCGGGGCAGGAACTTAAGGGGAAGTGTGGATGAGCGTGAAGGACGATAAGAAAGACAAGCCGCTGGGCACCCAGAGCCTGTTTCGTGGCCTTCAGTTGATTGAACTGTTAAGCAACTATCCGAACGGCTGCCCGCTGGCCACTCTGTCTGAGCTGTCCGGAATGAATAAAAGTACGGTACACCGCCTGTTGCAGGGGCTGCACAGCAGCGGCTATGTGACTCAGGCACCGTCGCCGGGCAGTTATCGTCTGACCACTAAATTTATCTCCGTCGGGCAGAAGGCGCTCTCGTCGCTGAACGTGATCCACGTTGCGGCGCCGCATCTGGAAAAACTCAATCTTGAGGTCGGTGAAACCGTCAACTTCTCCAGCCGCGAAGATGACCATGTGATCCTGATTTACAAGCTGGAACCGACCACCGGCATGATGCGGACCCGCGCCTATATTGGCCAGCATATGCCGCTTTACTGCTCGGCAATGGGCAAGATTTTTATGGCCTGGGGCAGCGAAGATTATCCCGCGCAGTACTGGCAGAGCCATCAGGACACTATCCAGCCGCTAACGAAAAATACCATCACCACGCTACCGGAGATGCTGGACGAGCTGAAAAATATTCGTCAGCAGCAGACGGCGATGGACCGCGAAGAGAACGAGTTGGGCGTTTCCTGTATTGCCGCGCCGGTGTTTGATATTCAGCAGCGGGTGCCGTTCGCGGTATCGGTATCGTTACCGACGGCGAAACTGCAGCAGATTGGGGTGAAAAAACTGATGGCGCCGGTGGTGGCGACCGCCAAAGCCATCTCCGCCGAATTGGGCTTTCACGGTTAATGCATCATCCCGGGGCGGCCCGTGTTGCGGTCGCCTCGCTTTATTCAATTGTTAATTTCTCCAGCGTGTTCAGCAGGGCATCCACCTTCGGCGTCAGCTGCTTTTTACGTGGCCACACCACGTACAGCGGTAAACCCGGCACGCTCAGCTCCGGCAGGAATGGCACCAGCTCGCCATTGGCTAACTGCTCTTCCATCAGCCACGTTGCCATCTGCGCCACCCCCAAACCCGCCATTACCGCTGCGCGCTGCGCTTCGCCATCCCCTAAAGCCATGCGGTGCGCCACGGTGCGCGTGGTGACCCGTCCGTCCGGCGAGGTGACGTGCCACGGGCTGGTACTGCCGTCGCCGCGGTAATAGACAATCGCCCGGTGCTGCTCCAGCTCGGCCAGCGACTGCGGCGTGCCGTGCTGAGCCAGGTAAGCGGGCGAAGCGCAGAAGATCAGCCGCTCGCAGCCCTGGTAACGTACGCTGAGGGAGGGGGGATAGTTGCCCGGCCCGCCGATGCGGATCGCCACATCCACCCCTTCCTCAAACAGATCGACAAAGCGGTCGGAGAACGACAGGCTGAGCTGCATCTCAGGGTATTGCAGGCAGAACTGGTTGAGCAGCGGCAGCACGTGCAGGCGGCCGTAAGTGTGCGGCACCGTCAGCATCAGGCGCCCGACCGGGATGGTGCGCTGGGCGGCCAGCACCGCTTCGGCTTCCGCCAGTTCGTTCAGCACGCGGGTACAGGTATCATAAAATGCCTGTCCGGCGTCGGTCAGCGCCAGGCTGCGGGTGGTGCGCTCGAACAGCCGCGAGCCGAGCCGCTCCTCCAGCCGCGCGACACTCTTACTCACCGCCGAACTGGTCAGATGCAGGCTCTCCGCCGCCGCGGTAAAGCTGCCGTGTTCCACGGTGGCAACAAACGGGGTTATCCCGCGCAGACGATCGTCAGATAGCGCCATTCATTCCTCCAGTTCATTAATCCTGTGAATTTATACCTGAGATGGGAATTATATTCTCTATTAAGCTTAACCCATCAACCGAACAGGAGAGAACCTATGCAACAACGAGCTTTGATTGTCGGCGTCAGTGGCGTCACCGGAAGTGCGCTGGCGGAACGTCTGCTGGCTGAGGGCTGGGCGGTTTACGGGCTGTCGCGCGGGCGGACTCCGGTCGCTGCAGGCGTGCAATCGCTGACTGCTGACCTGACCGATGCCGCTTCCGTACAGTCCGCATTACAGGGCGTGGTAGTGGATAAGGTGTTCTTCAGCGCCTGGGCGCGCCAGGAAACTGAAAAAGAGAATATCCGCGTCAACGGCGGCATGGTGCGTAACGTGCTGAGCGCGCTGGGTGACTCGCTGAAGGGCGGCCATGTGGCGCTGATCACCGGTCTGAAACACTACCTTGGCCCGTTTGACGCCTACGGTAAAGGCGCCGTGCCGCAGACGCCGTTCCGTGAGGAGCAGGGCCGCCAGCCGGTCGAAAACTTCTACTACGCGCAGGAAGATGAGGTGTTTGCCGCCGCAGAGAAATACGGTTTCAGCTGGAGCGTGCATCGCCCGCATACGGTGATTGGTTTCGCCGTCGGCAACGCGATGAACATGGGCCAGACGCTGGCGGTGTATGCCAGCCTGTGTAAACAGAGCGGGCAGCCGTTTATCTTCCCTGGCTCGAAAGCGCAGTGGGAAGGGGTTAGCGACATGACCGACGCACGGCTGCTGGCCGATCAGCTGCTGTGGGCGGCGACCACGCCGTCGGCGCAGAATCAGGACTACAATGTGGTCAACGGCGACGTGTTCCGCTGGCAGTGGATGTGGGGCGAAATTGCCGACTACTTCGCTATCGAAGCCGCGCCGTTCAGTGGCGAAGTGCAGCCGCTGGAAGGCCGGATGAACGACGCCCCTGCCCAGTGGCAGGCGCTGGCGCAGCAGCACGGGCTCAAGCAGGACGATGTGACTAAGCTGGCCTCCTGGTGGCACACCGATGCCGATCTCGGTCGCCCGATGGAAGTGTTCACCGACGTCAGCAAAAGCCGTCAGGCCGGGTTCACTGGCTATCAGCCAACGCGTGAAGCGTTCTTCGAACTGTTCGATCACCTGAAAGCCGAGCAGCTGATCCCGCGCTGAGAGGCAACGGTTGTTTCCTGATGGAAACAATCGTGCGCTTTGATAGTTTATTGTTGCGCTGAAAACTGGCTGTGGCAGGATGGTTTCAACGGGTGATTACCCACTTAAATTGAAACGAATCTGAATTAAGGGTCTGCTATGAACGATAAAGTTGTTAACTGGAATGGTGGCTTACAGCCGGAAGCCGTGAAGATCCTGTCTGCTGAAGGCGGCATGATCGTCTGCCCAACCAAAGTGGGCTACATCATCATGACTTCCGATGCCAAAGGTCTGGAGCGCAAATTTGACGCCAAGCAGCGTAACCGTAACAAGCCGGGCGTCGTGCTGTGTGGTTCTCTGGCGCAGCTGAAAGAGCTGGCGCAGCTGAACCCGGAAATCGAAGCGCTGTATCAGCAGCACTGGGACAAAGACGTGCTGCTGGGCTGCATCCTGCCGTGGAAAGAAGAAGCGGTTGCGCGTATCCCGGATGACGGTTCTAAAGATCTGATGATGGACCGCCGCCAGACCAGCTGCTTCGTGATTAAGTTCGGTACCCCGGGCGAAAATCTGGCGAAAGAGCTGTGGGAAAACCACGGTAAATTCTCCTTCGCCAGCTCGGCCAACCCGTCAGGCAAAGGCAACCGTGGCCTGGTAGAGGGCATCGGTGAGCGCATTGAGCAGCACGCTGACCTGATTATCGCTGCCAACGACTATGTGAAATCTATCCAGCCAAACGAGTCTGAAAAGACCCGCTATGAGCAGGGTGTGATGGTGGCGATGGTTGATGATAATGGCAAACTGGTGCCAGAGCAGAAGGGCGAGCGCAATATTACCCCTTGCCCGGTACTGATCCGCAAAGGTCTGGACGTGGATAAGATTATGTCGATGATGTCGGATATCTTTACCACCTGGGATTACCGTCACGGCAACTATTATTAATCTTCTGCCGAAGATGAATAAAGGGCTGACCGAAACAGAAGGTCAGCCCCTACTGTAGGGGGCGATCTTCTTTTCGATCGCCCCTTTTATTCCTGCAACGCCTTCTGCAAATCTTCAATAAATAATCTCACCCGTGGCGAAATGAAATTATCACTCTTCACCAGAATATACGATTTATAAATATCCATTTCCCAGTCGGGTAATATCTGCACCAGCCTGCCGCTTTCCACCGCTTCCTGCGCAATATAACTCGGTAAATAAGCAATGCCGGTCTGCGCGACCGCGGAATTTAACAGGGCGATACTGTTGTTGGCGCGAAAACGGCTGCGCACCTCAATATCTTTCTTCTGCTTTTCCTTACGAAACGGCAATGAAATGGTGTGGGCGGGGCCGCGGAACAGAATAAAATCCTGGCGCGGCAGGTCGTCCGGGCTGGCGATGGCATTCAGCTTACTGAGATAGCCCGGCGCGGCATAAAGTCCCCAGGCAATATCAATCAGCGGTCGGTAGTGGCGGTGATCCGGCAGGTCGCGGGTGATGGCAATGGCGATATCAAAATGGTCATCTTCCAGATTCACCGGGCGGTCGGTGAGATCGAGGTCAATGCTGACGTGGATATTGCCCGCCACAAAGCTATTAAGCACCGGTACAATGCACTGGCAGCCAAAGGTGACCGGGGCCACGACGCGCAGGCTGCCGGTTGGCTCCTCATGGAACTGGCGGATAAACAGGTCTGCGCTTTTCACCTCGTGCAGAATGCGGTAGCAGTAGTGATAATAGGTCATACCGACTTCCGTCACCTGAATGCGCCGCGTGGTGCGCTGCAGCAGCTTCGCCCCGAGACGCACTTCCAGCGCCGAGATCTCTTTACTCACCGAGGATTTTGCCAGCCCGAGCGTCTTTGCCGCTTCGGTATAGCTCAGCGTTTCCACCACCCTGGCAAAAATAATCATCCCGTGCAGGTTTTCAAAATCGCTCATTATTATCCCGGATTGTTTTCAGGCGGAAACAGTGCGCGATATTAGCATATTCCGCGTTTACTGCGCAGGGAAAAGCGCTATGGTGATTAAAATTCATTTACTCCCCGGTAATCTCACAACGCAGAGAGTTAATTTAATGGGTCAGACAATTAGCCAGAAAATACTCGCCCGAGCCAGCGGGCGCGAAAGCGTCACGCCTGGAGAAATAGTTTGGGCAAAGGTCGATATATTAATGTCGCACGATCCCTGCACGCCCGGTGTCGCCAGCGTATTTAAAAAAGAGTTTGGCGCCCAGGCTAAAGTCTGGGATGCGCAACGTTTTATTATGATCCCGGACCACTTTGTCTATTCTGCTGATGCGCAGGCGAATCAAAATATTCGCGTGATGCGCGAATTCGCCGCGGAGCAGGGAATTAAACACTTCTACGATGTGGGTACGCCACAGTATAAAGGCGTCTGCCACATCGGGCTGGCGGAAGGGGGGCATACTCGTCCTGGTGAAGTGCTGCTCGGCACCGATTCGCACACCGTAACCGCCGGGGCGTTTGGCTGTTTTGCTATTGGTTTGGGGATCACCGATGCTGCCTACGCGCTGGGCACAGGCGAGATCCCGCTGAAAGTGCCCTCCACTATTCGCGTTAACTACCACGGCGAACAGCCCGCCCACGTGCAGGCGAAAGATCTGATCCTCGCGCTGATGGCGGAGCTCACGGCAGACGGTGCAACCTATGAAGCGATTGAGTTCGGCGGCAGCGTGGTGGAGGCGATGTCGGTCGATGAGCGTATGACGATGTGCAATATGGTGGTGGAGTGCGGCGCGAAAAACGGCATTATGGTGCCGAACCAGG
This window harbors:
- a CDS encoding sugar ABC transporter ATP-binding protein, with the protein product MQHTPGTPVLTLSHITKRFGGNIAVNDVSLEVFPGEVVALLGENGAGKSTLIKVLAGVYARDSGEIRFQHTSIASAASLKTARQQPIAFIHQDLGLIEWMTVAENMALVMGFTRRLGLIDWRAVRERSRAALEEVGIALDPDARVFELSRTEKSLLAIARAVAVNAEVLVLDEPTASLPANDVRHLFSVINHLKSKKVGMIYVTHRLDEVIEIADRVCVMRDGKRVAGGMTAQYTLRNLVEMIVGEAIDGDRREALPAGKDPVLALDQVCIDEVGPVSFSLQPGEMLALAGLRGAGQEEIGRLLFGLRQRSGGNIQFRDKRYDAQSPQQAMAAGISLVAGDRTGESLVMSMSVRENLFINPCASGHALLSRYGRRAEIGASWWKVQLFDVRPKDVNLDISALSGGNQQKVVMARWMHLNAPLLILEDPTAGVDVGAREEIYHLLNKALADGVAVLVISNDFEEIAHICNRALVFNRGQVVGELKNERVTFANLLELASASHETPVATA
- a CDS encoding IclR family transcriptional regulator, with the protein product MSVKDDKKDKPLGTQSLFRGLQLIELLSNYPNGCPLATLSELSGMNKSTVHRLLQGLHSSGYVTQAPSPGSYRLTTKFISVGQKALSSLNVIHVAAPHLEKLNLEVGETVNFSSREDDHVILIYKLEPTTGMMRTRAYIGQHMPLYCSAMGKIFMAWGSEDYPAQYWQSHQDTIQPLTKNTITTLPEMLDELKNIRQQQTAMDREENELGVSCIAAPVFDIQQRVPFAVSVSLPTAKLQQIGVKKLMAPVVATAKAISAELGFHG
- a CDS encoding LysR family transcriptional regulator translates to MALSDDRLRGITPFVATVEHGSFTAAAESLHLTSSAVSKSVARLEERLGSRLFERTTRSLALTDAGQAFYDTCTRVLNELAEAEAVLAAQRTIPVGRLMLTVPHTYGRLHVLPLLNQFCLQYPEMQLSLSFSDRFVDLFEEGVDVAIRIGGPGNYPPSLSVRYQGCERLIFCASPAYLAQHGTPQSLAELEQHRAIVYYRGDGSTSPWHVTSPDGRVTTRTVAHRMALGDGEAQRAAVMAGLGVAQMATWLMEEQLANGELVPFLPELSVPGLPLYVVWPRKKQLTPKVDALLNTLEKLTIE
- a CDS encoding SDR family oxidoreductase; amino-acid sequence: MQQRALIVGVSGVTGSALAERLLAEGWAVYGLSRGRTPVAAGVQSLTADLTDAASVQSALQGVVVDKVFFSAWARQETEKENIRVNGGMVRNVLSALGDSLKGGHVALITGLKHYLGPFDAYGKGAVPQTPFREEQGRQPVENFYYAQEDEVFAAAEKYGFSWSVHRPHTVIGFAVGNAMNMGQTLAVYASLCKQSGQPFIFPGSKAQWEGVSDMTDARLLADQLLWAATTPSAQNQDYNVVNGDVFRWQWMWGEIADYFAIEAAPFSGEVQPLEGRMNDAPAQWQALAQQHGLKQDDVTKLASWWHTDADLGRPMEVFTDVSKSRQAGFTGYQPTREAFFELFDHLKAEQLIPR
- a CDS encoding L-threonylcarbamoyladenylate synthase, which produces MNDKVVNWNGGLQPEAVKILSAEGGMIVCPTKVGYIIMTSDAKGLERKFDAKQRNRNKPGVVLCGSLAQLKELAQLNPEIEALYQQHWDKDVLLGCILPWKEEAVARIPDDGSKDLMMDRRQTSCFVIKFGTPGENLAKELWENHGKFSFASSANPSGKGNRGLVEGIGERIEQHADLIIAANDYVKSIQPNESEKTRYEQGVMVAMVDDNGKLVPEQKGERNITPCPVLIRKGLDVDKIMSMMSDIFTTWDYRHGNYY
- a CDS encoding LysR family transcriptional regulator, translating into MSDFENLHGMIIFARVVETLSYTEAAKTLGLAKSSVSKEISALEVRLGAKLLQRTTRRIQVTEVGMTYYHYCYRILHEVKSADLFIRQFHEEPTGSLRVVAPVTFGCQCIVPVLNSFVAGNIHVSIDLDLTDRPVNLEDDHFDIAIAITRDLPDHRHYRPLIDIAWGLYAAPGYLSKLNAIASPDDLPRQDFILFRGPAHTISLPFRKEKQKKDIEVRSRFRANNSIALLNSAVAQTGIAYLPSYIAQEAVESGRLVQILPDWEMDIYKSYILVKSDNFISPRVRLFIEDLQKALQE
- a CDS encoding 3-isopropylmalate dehydratase large subunit; this encodes MGQTISQKILARASGRESVTPGEIVWAKVDILMSHDPCTPGVASVFKKEFGAQAKVWDAQRFIMIPDHFVYSADAQANQNIRVMREFAAEQGIKHFYDVGTPQYKGVCHIGLAEGGHTRPGEVLLGTDSHTVTAGAFGCFAIGLGITDAAYALGTGEIPLKVPSTIRVNYHGEQPAHVQAKDLILALMAELTADGATYEAIEFGGSVVEAMSVDERMTMCNMVVECGAKNGIMVPNQATLDYLAGRTDIPYHVVEADADACYSRVMEFDVSTMQPLVAKPHSPDNVVTADSLKNVAVSQAYIGSCTGGKLADFHAAAQVLKGHQVCIPTFAVPATKEVFHQLIATQLDGQSLYQILCDAGVQLSAEAGCAACCGGPADTFGRVNDPISVISTTNRNFVGRMGHKRACIYLASPYSVAAAAVTGTITNPLGMTGAAQ